One genomic window of Enoplosus armatus isolate fEnoArm2 chromosome 19, fEnoArm2.hap1, whole genome shotgun sequence includes the following:
- the LOC139302429 gene encoding prospero homeobox protein 1-like produces MPDHDSDSLLNRQTKRRRVDIGVKRTVGSTASSTAAATTATTDNIARAKAAIFSAMNSLSSHSHHGSDTDSMECSVVQPHGGPGVVSASDSESKSNVLRKLLKRANSYEDTMMPFPGTTIISQLLKNNMAKNGGGPERGERGDRGDRGDAGFPGSGLSNASSDAPQEDACSNSSQDSTPQECLSPFGRPPGLATFDIERLNDEHLRAKRARVENIIRGMSHSPSVVVPASSRHEHDHDMDGDREMELDCPPPHSSSRENKRKQRLPQQQQQSFTQLVCQRKEQKQEERRQLKLQLEDMQKQLRQLQEKFFQIYDSTDDSEHNDLHNDLHNDIGNMSEDSPARSDTGGDDRGGDDLRSDNEMSDLDPGHFLDRARALLQEQALLADREKPRREGLGRSKGQGGPGSSMHAEGKQLAETLKQELNSAMTQVVDTVVKVFAKPPRPTPQQAFPPLSIPPERFPTVVNGDNPNFHTANQRLQCFGDVIIPNPLDSFASMPGMPGATNDQTEALPLVVRKTPSEHHHHHHHQSSAVGAHGGHHHPALHPSSLSASMGFSPPSFRHPFPLPLMGYPFQSPLGAPTGGYTGKDRSSPDSMDLSRETTSLRTKMASGHHLGHHHRSCSPAHPGSTAEGLSLSLIKSECGDLQDMADISPYSGSNIQEGLSPNHLKKAKLMFFYTRYPSSNMLKMFFSDVKFNRCITSQLIKWFSNFREFYYIQMEKFARQSINDGVTGTEELGVSRDCELYRALNMHYNKANDFEVPDRFLEVAEITLREFFNAIVAGKDVDPSWKKAIYKVICKLDSEVPEIFKSPNCLQELLHE; encoded by the exons ATGCCGGACCATGACAGCGACTCCCTCCTGAACAGACAGACCAAGCGAAGACGTGTGGACATTGGTGTTAAGAGGACCGTGGGCAGCACAgcctcctccacagcagcagccacaacaGCAACCACTGATAACATTGCCCGCGCCAAAGCAGCCATTTTCAGTGCCATGAACTCTCTGAGCTCCCACTCTCACCACGGATCAGACACCGACTCCATGGAGTGCTCTGTAGTGCAGCCACATGGTGGGCCTGGCGTTGTATCAGCCAGCGACAGTGAGTCCAAGTCCAATGTACTCCGAAAGCTACTGAAGAGGGCCAACTCATACGAGGACACAATGATGCCCTTCCCTGGCACCACCATTATCTCCCAGCTTCTCAAGAataacatggctaaaaatggaggaggacctgagagaggagaaagaggggacaGGGGTGATCGAGGGGATGCCGGCTTTCCCGGATCAGGGCTCTCCAATGCAAGTTCAGATGCTCCCCAGGAGGATGCCTGCAGTAACTCCTCCCAGGACAGCACCCCTCAAGAGTGCTTGTCACCGTTTGGTCGTCCTCCTGGCCTGGCCACCTTTGACATCGAACGTCTCAATGATGAACACCTGCGTGCCAAGCGAGCCCGTGTAGAGAACATTATACGGGGTATGAGCCACTCACCCAGTGTGGTGGTGCCTGCTTCTTCCCGTCATGAGCATGACCATGACATGGATGGAGACAGGGAGATGGAGCTAGACTGCCCACCCCCTCA CAGTAGCAGCCGAGAGAACAAGCGTAAGCAGCGTCtgccacagcagcaacagcaaagcTTCACCCAGCTGGTGTGCCAGAGGAAGGAACAGAAACAGGAGGAGCGACGAcaactgaagctgcagctggaggacatgCAGAAACAGCTACGCCAGCTGCAGGAGAAGTTCTTTCAGATCTATGACTCAACCGACGACTCAGAACACAATGACCTCCACAATGACCTTCACAATGACATAGGAAACATGTCTGAGGACAGCCCAGCCAGGTCTGACACTGGTGGAGATGACCGGGGTGGAGATGACTTGCGCTCTGACAACGAGATGTCTGACCTGGACCCGGGCCATTTCCTGGACAGGGCGCGGGCATTGCTTCAGGAGCAGGCCCTCCTGGCGGACAGAGAGAAGCCAAGAAGAGAGGGGCTCGGCCGGAGCAAAGGCCAGGGAGGTCCAGGCTCCTCCATGCATGCTGAAGGTAAACAGCTGgcagaaacactgaagcagGAACTCAATTCAGCCATGACCCAGGTGGTAGACACAGTGGTAAAGGTGTTTGCGAAGCCTCCACGCCCTACACCCCAGCAGGCCTTCCCCCCACTTTCCATACCTCCTGAGAGATTTCCCACCGTTGTCAATGGAGACAACCCCAACTTCCACACCGCCAACCAGAGGCTGCAGTGCTTCGGCGATGTCATCATTCCCAATCCACTAGACTCCTTTGCCAGCATGCCTGGCATGCCAGGCGCCACCAATGACCAAACTGAGGCACTGCCGTTAGTTGTGAGGAAGACACCCAGtgagcaccaccaccaccaccaccaccagtccTCAGCTGTGGGTGCACATGGCGGGCACCATCACCCCGCCCTTCacccctcctcactctctgcCTCCATGGGCTTCAGCCCCCCATCCTTCAGACACCCCTTTCCACTGCCTCTCATGGGCTACCCTTTCCAGAGTCCCCTTGGTGCGCCCACAGGTGGCTACACAGGAAAGGACCGTTCCTCACCAGACTCCATGGACCTGTCCCGGGAGACCACCAGCCTGAGGACCAAGATGGCATCAGGTCACCACCTGGGGCACCACCATCGCTCTTGTTCACCAGCGCACCCAGGCAGCACAGCCGAGGGACTCTCCCTGTCCCTCATCAAGTCTGAGTGTGGTGACCTCCAGGACATGGCTGACATCTCACCCTACTCAGGCAGCAAT ATCCAAGAGGGTCTCTCTCCCAATCATCTGAAGAAGGCCAAGCTCATGTTTTTCTACACCCGCTACCCAAGCTCTAATATGCTCAAGATGTTCTTCTCTGACGTCAAG TTTAATCGCTGCATAACCTCCCAGCTCATCAAGTGGTTCAGCAACTTCAGGGAGTTCTACTACATCCAGATGGAGAAGTTTGCCCGCCAGTCCATCAACGACGGAGTCACTGGGACCGAGGAGCTGGGCGTCAGCCGCGACTGCGAGCTCTACCGAGCCCTCAACATGCACTACAACAAGGCCAACGACTTTGAG